The genomic segment ataatatgtaaaccaaTAAACTTACTTttgttcagaatttaaaatagccCATACCCCGATAACCgtgaacaatattttgtttaagacGCCCAGTGCCGAATGCCATTTTGTCTTCAAAAGTACACTTAGCGGGAACAATGATACCGCCTTGTAGAATCTactaaatttcatatatttgttttaattgctagagggaaatattctacagctCGCATtaatctctgtttttcaatactttattcttaaacttttgaatatgttttaaaaaatacaagataaaaagcaatttttgcaaattttttaatataattattttaaataaaatacaaaatcagagttAGATGTGGCCCGTAGGAGATCTTCTTCtctcaaaatccgacaattctacaaagccTGAGACTTATTCCagtcatttttttcgatataatacagcTGATTTTCCAGaattaaaaatcttgaaaaccATATTTCCCCGGAACGTATATATTCGGAAGTATTGTAAACATCTTAAACCCCTTTAAATCGATGATGAAAACCTCTTAATTGAATTTAGGGGAAAAATATGTGgtcagatttattttataatgttttgtgctaaatttattttatgatgatCTTGTGTTAATTATGAAAAGTATTGATTTAtgagtttttttgtatttatttatgaaaagtattgctttgttatatttttatgataaaatcaatttacTGATGTTGTTAtgttaattatgaaaaatgtagtGCTTTGAGATATTTTTGTGATGGTTTTGTGTAATGTGTACTGGAAGGACCCATGTATCACTAAAATTACTGGAGCAATACGGCCAATTGGGTCAAATATTCTTACAATAGTGCGTttggttatgacttatgactcaTGCGTGTATCTACAAACCGCAATGGATTTCGCAGTCACCTTTTCTAAAAGGTAAGTTTCTACCTAGCTACTAACAATCTGttactatactccggcccacgagagaagtaactATCGTGTCCCGACCAAATCGCGTCCGAATCCGCGCATCTCCACGTATTTGACATACAGCGAAAGGCACTAAGTGGGGGAATTCCACCAGTCAGCATGCGCGAAAcgggttacttctctcgtgggccggagtatatacattttcaatacagCTGTGTAGTTGTCACGATAATTGAcaactgtaaatatttataatacaaccttttgttatacacaaatattaataatatgaatacaaagtattaaaattattttaagaaacgATGACTTTctcaaaaattttattaatgttgattATGGTggcattatttaaacataattcaaatttatacgtcGATAATGGACTTGTATGGAACGGGGAACTATTTAAGTCCGAAGATTATCCGTACGTAATGTTTATTCAGTTGAAAAATTCTGAAGGAAAACTTGGTCGTTGCACAGGctctttagtaaaaaaaatgttggtattgACAGCTGGTCACTGTTGTTATAGTTacgaattaaataacataaaactaaGTATGACTTCATTGaatttcaattgtatttaattacctacgtaATTTATGAtccactaaaatattttaaattcttaagcaactaatttataaatgtcaaaatagGTATATCAAGGATCAATGTATAAGGATCGTCACTATACTCTTAATAATGACTGGCATGATGTTGTCAAAAAGTACGTACACGAAAAATATATTCCAGGTACAGATACCGATGGATATGACGTCTGTTTGTTAAAAGTATgcacctattacctatatttttttgttaaactaaaaatattcctGTGTATCTGTTTTAATTCAAATGATACCAATTTCGTTACTTTTGCAAGCAGAGCCAAAAGTAACTCTTAACCATCCCATATTGCAAATTGTTCAATTAAGTTCATCATTACACTCAACCCTCCaccaatcaaaaaaattatagttaaaccTATGCTCAAACTCCTCATTTGTAgtaatataagataaataagtaataattactttGCAAATTATTgctgtaaaaaaattgtcagaTTGACAGTGttcgtgaaataaaatatttgaattgtaatttatcacaaattgtatattttctgtatataatctctaataatatactatattgttttttagtcTATTATATAAAGTATCTTAACCTAACATATGTACTTCATACATATTCGTAGATTTCagtataattatgtaggtattataattatggtgACCAGTAGCACTTATTTTTGCAGACATGTCCTATTGTCCTAAATAAAATGATGAAGTACACCAAAGACTAAAgagtacttattttaaaaattccaaattgaaatttaaaaaaaaaccaaattattaaattcataacatttttgatagttttagttaatctaaaaaatataaaatattgatatttgttcCTTTTGtaagttaattgtttttaaatatattaagtagggataaaatgttataatatgtcaaaaaaacttaagttattaaatttttttttatgacgaaatgtgttattaattgtttaataattttttaaacagatCTAATGTACTTAAAGAAATGCATAGatctcatttaaattattaatatttgttccttttataagttagttattaaatatattaaattgtatttcttattaagtaggtaagttAAATGTGTGGGTTAAAAGATGatatgtaaaaaagtttttgaatgttttctctattaaaatgtattatttattaaattgttttgttatgaAAGTCACACGATTTAAGTCAAAGaatgaataggtacattttcttaaataggtaataataagattacaaatttataatattatgttgtgtcagctatgtttcaaaattaataaaggttaattaatttgtattatattttataactaaacataatataataatatgttgtatagtaAAACCTATGGGCTTtgtacttcttttttttttttaaatatctgcaggtcttcataattataattcatagttatacttaaattttaatttagctaGAAAAAGCAATCccgaatatcaataaattttcgAAAATTGGTGGTTCCCCTAAGGATTTTTCCAATGGAATCaagttgaattatataataattggatTTGGTATGATTTCCGATTTAAACGATGATAAAAATGATAGTGGTATGTTTGGAAGAATCACGACCGTTGATGTCTTGCATGGTGAAGAAGCTGGtctattatacaataagtaatattgatgtgtataatacaatttataaactgctatacctaaaatatatataaatatatcaaatagaTTTCCAAAAACTCAAAAATCATGGGAATAACATTTATGTTTGGTGCCAGGTGATTCAAGACCTTGTGAAGGGGATAGTGGAGGTCCGATgatttgcaacaatttgcaaTATGGAACTTGCGGTTTTAAATATCCCGTCGATGGAACGATCCATGCAAACTGTAGCAATCGAAATTTGCAGTCGATTTATGTGTTCTTTTATTCTCATAAACAATGGTTAAAGAATATAATGGGACCAACAAAAAAGaagaaagaaaaaagaaaacgaaGTTCTGGGAATTTGATTAAGCCACGTCATTactcattgtatataatattaacaatatcattgtgtaatattatgttgatttttattgattaatttttattgattaatctTGTTAGTTTATACATCTTATACGGACGCATGTAAATTCccgaaaaataattgtatggacAGTAATAGTATACTTAGTGTAATGGGTCAAGAACCATTGTTCGCGCCACGCGAAGTATTTTCCGATGTCATCATAATCTTTCTTAAgggtaatatagttatttaaaaaagataacACACTGGGCAGTCATAATATGATGTTACGTACCTACgtagtaattaattatgtatcaaCTAAGTGCAGCGTATCGCACGTTTTTAGCAGTATTTAACGATGTAACTAATAAgtcaattagtatattataacacgcgGAGGTCGTTGCAAAAGCATAGTATAAATCAATCAAACTATAAAAGTGTCGTCACATACGTATCTCCTCGGGAAAGTCAACAATCATACGAAGGATACGAGTCGTCCAGCATGCCTACCAGGTACGAGAACCGGACTCCGTATCATGACCGAATTTGGCCACTACAACGACCATCCACTCCAAAGAACTCgatcatatgtatataatatacgagccCATGACAAGAGCTCGGCAGACGGTTTAGGGACACACAAGACACTTAGAGGCAGGTTGTAACACCGCTCACTgtcctatatttataatattgtaattttgtacattgttaataaacactcaatCATAACATAGTACATCAAGTGTCCATTTCTGCGTTGATGTATATATCGACGTCAGTTGGGACGTAACAATGATGAGATTCGGAATACAGTCGGTCGGCACTATCGTGAGCACATCGTGACGAATAAAACGCTGCGCCAAGCACGTTTGACGTCGGGAGGCATACGACTGTATCGGCCAGATCAACGTATTGTGCAAAGCGCGGGTCAGACCGGTTCGGTCACAGGTGTCCCTTGTACAGTTACAAATTGCTCAAAACGAATCTTCTTGATGACCCGCGTATtcggtaaaaattaataaataagctGCCGGACCACTCGCGGCCGACTCGCCGGCGTCTGTGGCGTGTTCTGCGACTGACTCGCCGGGTGTGTCTCAGAACACGGGACCGGCCGTGAGCAGGACGGACCTACGACGACGACCTACGACGATGACCTACAACGATTACCTACGACAGAACGCTGTGGGCGAGAGCAGCAGCAGCCAATGCCGCGGGCAACCAGCGTTATGGCCGCCGTTCGACCACGCGCAATCACCAACCACAGACATTTCATGGGCGGCTCCTGCAACGACGTGGCGGGCGAGACCAGGCTATAAATACGAGTGCGGAGCACTAAATCTAGTGTGTGTTCAACGGAGCTTTCTGCAGTAAGACCCACCCAGGGCAGACTTGCACAGATGGACttcatacacattattattacgattcaaacctaacataaattattttatttcggtTACTGTCGcagtaaatttattaataaattataatatttattctacattgaatatatcaaatatacaaaaaatactgTCCACTCAAATTTATTTCCTCGCCGGAACaaccactataaaaaaaaattatcagtgtGATCAGTGTATCAAgtgaaaatgtaaacaaaatatgtgcAGATTATAATAACCGTACAACAATTGATTATATTCGTGGTgttgcatacaatttttaattgcaaaTATGAAAACCTTCATATTAATatccaaaaactaaaaaataattgactataaaaaaattttattttatttttatggattgtcaggtatatttatcaattatgttaaaactatttataaaactaatttattgacatttgaatttattgttagCTATGTAAacctattttgaattaataaacagtgaCGGATTTAGAACAGGTGCCGCTTTAGGCCCTTTTAAATATGCCGCCCctgcccccccaaaaaaaaatatagtatttattcctgataaatatatttcactattgCAAATAGGTCAGTAGAAATTATAAGCAAacaagtaggtaattataaattctaataaacaataatgcatttttaatcgttttttttcaatttcttacaAAATGTATCGCCCCCAAATATTTGTCGACCTAGGCGTTAATCCGGTCATGTCAATAAtgtaaggaaaaaaaatgatctataataaatttcaaattaatcatatcacaatattcattaggtgcttataacatgttatatatcaacaacaaaccatgatactataatagatattatataatagtatactttagaagtttcaagtacccatgaataatattgaacaatcacaacaaaataactaaaatagtttttctaggtttttattatgtaatttcgtccaaatttgaacttaaaaggactataaaaataaaactgtgcttacgtatttttcagattttttggtaacagaattcactacttacgtggaatcttgttttaaatttttaattcttagatataaaagttgaatatttcatacattttaactacaaaataattattcaaaaataaatttgatacattttgtcaaaattcggtctttaaatgcttataaaaaaaaaattgtgcgtatgtatttttaatatttttcaactgctattgtagaaatatatcaggagccttatattaaattttacactttttggccaaacagataaaactttattgatatttatagaaaaaaaatctaaaaaaattgaaaaccgacaatatccgtaaacagctcaaaaagagttaaattattttcaaaattttatcgtgtatagaaaatgcaaacataaacattcagtggaattttcaagtatctacggtcatttattttttaaaaacaataaaataagaaaatcgttacatgagaaatcgagtgaatatgaaatgttgtaaaaatatgaatttcaaacgctcataaaaatttaatttgacttgcttgtagacatttttttttttgaaaaaggtagacaaacatatgaggaatcttgtattacattttcaaatattagatttaaaaagaaaatttttcaagaatttctaactcaaaataattttcaaattaatacgtcatttttatgtattttttcaatatttgaactttagatgcttaaaaaaaaaattgtgactgttaatttttttcatctgcctttgaaacgatataataggaaccttctattaaattttcaagcttttttaaaaaacaaataaaattgtattgatatttatagaaaaaaaaaataaaaaatatggaaactaaaaatgtccgtaaataagtaaaaatatttagaaaatgttatggtgtttaaaaaatggctatataaacattcagtcaaaattttatgtacctacggtcatttgttttagagttgcaccacaaaccaaaatcgattttctcgaaaacagattttgcgtaaaaattctcgtttttccttaatttttcttttgtttttcacgtcgcttttgaaaactactgggaaaaagtaccccaaagtaccaactagattcattttactatcagaaaagatactgttgaagaaaatataagcatttttactgtcataAAAGGTGAcgaacatatttaaatatagaaaaaatatttttctatttgtgAACTTGTTCGGTTATAGTTGAttagaaatttagaaataataatatattgattaaatactGAATTCATTGATGATTaataacttatcagttatcactaatTATCATCCAAGGTTAGGTTACTgacagtagatacatgaaattttgactgaatttttatataagaattttctgtttttctattttaatttttcaatttaaatataagatttaaaaatgtaatacataattcctcataagttttcctacctttgttaaaaaaaaaaaatttatctacacgcaattcaaattaaatatttatgagccattgaagttcatattttatttcaagatttactcgatttctcgtgtacctagcgatttttttattttgtttcaattaaaaaaaccaataactgtagatacatgaaaatttcactgaatgcttatattttcattttacattttaaaaatatttttgactctCTCagatagttttacatttttttaatttttttttctatacattttaataaaattgtatttgttgggtaaacaAGCGTGGAAATctaataaaaggctcctgatatattgttatttgttacaaaatcaattgaaaaatatttaaaaaaatattggcagtataattttttataagcatttataaagttcaaattttagtaaaatttatcaaattattttgttgttaaaaagttatattatggtaaaatgttatagctaaggattaaaagtTGAATCAAGGTTACTAAGTAGTTAATATAgtaaccaaaaatctaaaaaatatacaaacatatttttattttatagatattggtaggtatgttaaaataaaaacaataagtgATTGCTAACTATTGTGTAAGAAGTTATCCCAAAATtgattacaatttgttttttggaGCACAGGTGAAAAAATTGGCAATAACAACTATAGTTGGATAATTTTctgtaacaatttatttaaatgtatcaaaCAATATGTAAATTGAGAGTACTAAAatgaataagtaaaataattataattgtaccaacatattttatagttatttcaattatatgatATAGAATCTCAAGTTTAACCGTATAAAAtggttgttataaaaatattgaataataacagcAATTACCTGtaatcaatgttaaaataattgcaaCTATTAagctaatattgtaatatcaaatTGTCAATCATTCAATTTAGTACAAGCACTTATTGaagtacatattatcatataggtacttacctatagttaaaataaaaattcataatttattaggtacttatgaaaAAGCTtacacatttttgtgattttgatgattttgtcaacattagaactttaaatgctcataaaaaaaataatgactatgtaatattatctttaatgtttttaagCTAAGATTAAAGGTGGGCGGGGGCTCTAATGATTGGATTTTTCATACTTTGAGACCTTTAatctgttgaaaaataaatatacttctaTAGTAGTCCAATTTTAGTTTTGAATACTATTTTGAACACTTACGTTAGCAAAATTTTGATTTCGATTTTACGTTTGATTCCTTATGTGATTTTTTAACGATTCGtatcgatatttaaaatagattttaaaattgtcagGTCAATAATCCTTGGTCACATTTGAGGAGGCAAGGTTGTGACAACTCGGACGCATTTTGGTCGGGATAGGTACAGTGATTATATACTTCTCTCGTGGGTCAGAGTGCAGTATACTAATTTGCAGTGGTTCTCGACCGGTGTATCATCAGCTAGTCACAGTAGTGTGTGgcctaaaaataattgtttttttttttttttatactttaaatgttcaaagtataaatatatgacattatTGTGGCGTTATAACGTTATACCACAGCtcagaaaacaataattttgatgagTATTTGTTGTCTCATTATCAATTTACATATAGGTTTATAGTACtgttaatgtttcaaaaatccATCAATTGTTTCAAGTGTGTTGCCATTTCTATCTAAATTAGGGTgtctttgtaaaaaaaaggttGAGATGCAGTACTATACACTGACACAATAATACGGCATGTAACGTAATGATATATAATCTTTATTTACAGGCATcccattttgtataaatatatttagatataatattgatgtatattgtataaaatcatattgaATCAGTACAAATAACGAAGATACGAAGTGGTTAGCCATAAGTTAAGTATACCTTATAACACACTGAACTTTGTTTAATAATTGGTTAGACGACGAACGCTATTGACTATTTcgaagtaggtatatgtatataatattagataattatatttcaggcaaatcaatattacattttacggAACGTTTCGTTGACCACAAACTTATTAcaatgttgaataataataataatataatataaattaattaaatgattaatattctgaataacaaacattataacatttatgtaatatatagtcacgatgagtagtatataaaataaataatgtaagatttaaaattcgaataaaagtaaataattattattagctaaaaattaaactgttttttttccttttgtagtaggtaatacaagtaaatgacaatataaaatcGGAAgagagaaataataaataattacagcaTAAATCTGGTAGAGCCGTATTTTTATCCCGACAGACGGACACCTGTTGCGcgtttcttcttatttttttgattatggtAATGATAATGATACGAGTACACTAGATGTCTTCTAGCTTCGAACCattggattttttattattattttttttttttcattagatttAAGTATCGATTTTGAATGGTGAGCCGGGTATGTGATCATCGCCCCACTTGACCAGTAGAATGTATTCGCCACGTTCTCGGACGATATAGCTCACTTGGTAGTTGTTCTGTTTCATGTGTTTGATAAATATCTCTTCACACGGTCCCTTGGGTCCGTAAATaccaacgaataatatattgttacctgAAAAACATAAACATGTAGCGTTTTAGTCAACTCATGGGAACAGAATTTCCAATCCCAATCTAGTCTACCGAGAGTCAAAATCTTTATTACCCTAAGTCATATTATTAGCCTATATCACGTTTCCAATCATGTCGCAGTACACGCCATACTAAtagagttttaaaatttcatgaaacttttttgaaatatttcatgtgtaaaaaataaataaaattgtttatcatgTCTAAAAGATTGTAGTCATAAACCAACagcaattgaataattttaaaagtggaaattaataataactgataACATCCCAGATACGATCTTATAGATCAGTTGGAACACGTATCagctattataaatgtaattaatcgTAATTATTGAATTGTCATTATTTTGgctgaacaaaaataaataaataaatataatacagttaatACCTTCTTTACAaccattaaaaaagtaattcgtaGATAttggtcattactcattactaatttaatatctatattttttgtgtataatcaaaataatcatttcTAATCATCTACAACCGAAgacatttataagaaaataaaatattttcattgaaattcaGAACCCTTCTATAATGCTATAATAACTTACCGGCGTCAGAAGCGCTTATGCTGAACAGATTTTGTTTTCCCACATACGCTTTCTTCAAACCCATTCCTTTGCTGGTGACGAGTGTAGCATTTGACTTAAAGTGCGGCAGAACGACACCAGCCCCACCCTTGTGAGCTTTAGACACTTTGTGTACGGTTTCCACAACCACCGAGCTAGTTTCTTGTGGCCCGCGCTCAGCCAAATCCTCACCTGTAAAAACGATCAAACaccttttaatttattgttttgattgGCGCTGGAAATATTTCATTAGTCTTATCGTGGATATTGTACACGGAAAAAATATTCAGATGGTATTCAACGAAACAATGAAGTAATATCAGTAagtatgtaaatacatttattgtatagtttcaaaatgtttcttttaattGGGGCCTGGCGTGTGGTAATGTGGTTGGAAACTAATGTATTCTGCGGTCAAGCATCTTCCAGCGTCGATGGTTCCCGGATGGGTATCaggtatatttatcaatatgcATGTGAACAATGTATGCACGAACAATTTTCGTGAGACGCGGGTAAGTTCAAgatcgtttaaaaaataattatgaagatATAAGGAACCTTTTTTTCGAAAATGTCGTCATTATATATAGCtactttacatttataaatatatagatgaaATGTACTATTGTTACGCACTTACACCAACTAGAGAGATGATTTAAGTCATTTTGAAGCATTTCGGCATCATTCGAAAATTTAACAATACGATATAATTTAAGATCATCTACAGATAATAACTATGAAATAAAAGGGTTCTTAGaccatttaattatatataatttagtagtaAGAACATTAATATCGGTCATGtctaacgtttttgaaaaaattgtaaatacaacgTTGACCTGGTTACCtgatttaaatgtataggtatccgagatttaagtttgataaatacAGAATGTTTGGAACCGTAGACAATATGAATTCGTGTTGTTCATCAacaattatgtttttcaataacagattaattattttattctgttaatAAAGAAAAGCTCGAACCTATAGTaacgtaattaatttaaatcccGAAGACATCAATAATGATTTCAAAAACGCTACCCAATGCAGAAtggtattatgatatattataatttttatttatatgacaatgtttttatttttgtttgtttgtacaAGTTGTATGATCATATACGTACCAGTACAAGTGACTTTGAACGGCGAACCAACAATATGATATCCGTTGTATTTCAAACTGATGTAATATTCGCCTGGCACTAGCGGCGTATACCTGACTTTGTAGCCTTCTTCGACTTCGGTACAGTCCATCGAAACCTTACTTGGTCCGTCAATGGTTACAGCCAATGTACCGGCACCCGCGTTGCAAGTGTCCACAATGAAATCCGTTTTGTGTCCTAAAATATTTACCGgtaatgaattttaaatgacCACTTCTCAACAGTAAATCcacaatttgttatattaattttatcttggatttgaaataattatgttttttaaaaaacctgTCAGCGGTAAAGCGAAACAATGTGCGCAGAAAATGATACTTTgtgaaaattaaagaaataaaaacgtgtttattataaaaccaatacacgtttaaatgttttatgtaaattCTACAATTTTACCACCTATCGTTGTGCTTTACTCACCTCGGAGTAAGACGAAGTcgtgatttaattaaattaccagTA from the Acyrthosiphon pisum isolate AL4f chromosome X, pea_aphid_22Mar2018_4r6ur, whole genome shotgun sequence genome contains:
- the LOC100571638 gene encoding uncharacterized protein LOC100571638 → MYKDRHYTLNNDWHDVVKKYVHEKYIPGTDTDGYDVCLLKLEKAIPNINKFSKIGGSPKDFSNGIKLNYIIIGFGMISDLNDDKNDSGMFGRITTVDVLHGEEAGLLYNK